Part of the Drosophila kikkawai strain 14028-0561.14 chromosome 3L, DkikHiC1v2, whole genome shotgun sequence genome is shown below.
TGCTGGAGGCTAAATCGTGCATACGAGGGAAAATTTAATGCGAGAGTTTCAAAACAGAAACAAGGACCAAAAATACTGGGACACAGCCACAACATTTCATTCCGGACATGCAAAGACAACAAAGCTAACACAAAGCTGCAGCTCAACAGCTTTTCaattttgcaaaatatatatatcgacgcatttttgcgaaagtatcgtatgtcgctttttttcgaaattgagattttaatgcaaaattgttaggcacctaatgtctcactaccctgtgaaatattataactgaaaaccctatagttccgataaaaattaagtttcaattttgtcttttctatagtgcttcctaagagattaaagcacaaaaaagcttctcctgtaaaattggatttttcgacatacgatactttcgcgaaaatgcgtcgatatgtacatacatacagatatttaaaacaaacaaccCGAGGACCCCCGAGGCCACGTGTGCCCGACTCGAAATGCCAAAAACCAATTCCCCGCcctagctggctggctggacATTGTACgagtataatttaaaattcaaatttacgAGCATTGCATTAATTTCCAGGCAGCAGATTGCCGGAAAAAGGTTGTACACAGATGCTGGGGAAATCCGGATAGCCCCAACTTGGCCAGAACTTGGGGTTAGTTTGCCTGTTAAATATCGTCAATTTGCTGGAAAGTTTATGGCTTTGATTGGCATGCCTTCATGCAGCTGACATGCGTGGTAGTCTTGTGGGACTTTTTTGAGTGCTTGTGGCATCTGCGTGTGGTTcattcatattcatatttacCTACTCAGCCTACAACAACTTCACATTCCATTCAAGTACTCTAAGACACGCAAGAATCTGGtcacaaaaaacacaacttCACCTGCACCGGCACCTGGCCAGGAGCGCATTCTCCGCAGGCCCTGCTTGAAGCGTACTGCGCCAAATTCCCGGaagaaataatattgaaaggTGGGTTGTGGGATAGGGTTTAGGGTAAGGTTCAGGGTTGGGTGGACCTTCTGTTTAATGTTTAAAGGATTTTCGTCTTCTTTGATTTTCTACGAAAGGATGTATATAGGTTTTTAAGGCAAATCAGAAAAGGAATCATTACTTTTCAATTATTCATTAACTTAAGAAACCTATCTTTTCATCTAATTCTGTATCTATCTACCAAAGGTCCACCCTTTGGCTCACCTTTACCACTTAAGCCCGGCATGCTACTTACATTTGACTATCTTGAGGCTGTTCTGCTCGCTGTGGAGCAGCTCGTTGCGGTTGCGGTCCTCTACGGGATTGCAATCGTAGTGCAGATGGTGCGATTTGATTGTGTGGTTAGGCAGGTGCGGATTTAGGGGGAATTTCAGGTGGAGAGAGAGACACATGCAAGATATAATCAGAATTATAATTTCCCATAATGGTTATTCAGCGGTCTGGCTCCGGCCGGATTGCAGCTCACCCTTACCTTGCGAGACATTGCGACTCAGAGAGTCAATGCTGCCTCCTAAACCGTTGCGGGCACTACTGTCCACCGCCTGCAGGTCACCTGAACTCTCGTTCGGCTGCAGGGTTCTTGGGACATCGGCCACCGTCTTCCAGCCATCCTGAGAGCCCAGCAGCTGGGAGCAGTCCAAGCCCTGCGGAACCCGGAGAATGGCCACCGACAGGTACATGTCCAGGGCCTTGTGCATCACATTGAAATattgctccagctccttgtgCTCGCACGTCTGCCAGTCAGTCTTGTAGCCCATCAGGATGATGTTCGGCTTGAGCTTTCCGATGCCGGAGGCCTGCATCAAGGCCCTAGTGCCCGACTCAAAGTCCTCGCCATCCACCAACGCGTAGAAGCCCTTCACACGGTGCTTGCGGAACCAGTTGGCCGCCCGCTCCTGCAGATATGTTCGGTACTTCTGGGAGCTGGAGCCCCGGAGCACGTGGCCACACACCAGCAGCGATAGGTTCTTTGTGAGCATGTAGGCCAGATCCACGAGAACAGGCCTGGTGTTGGGCAGGCCCGATAGGACCAGGATCTGTGGTCGGTAGTTCTTCACGTGTTCCTCCACATTATTCAGCTGCTGCACTGACATCAGCGCGTTTTTGTAGGTCTGCGCCTGCGTGGTGGATCCCCAGTTGACGTCCGGCTTCCTGTAGGCCACGATTAAGTACAGCGCCAGCACCACGGCAAAGGTGATCAGGGCGGTGGCCCACGAGATCAGGAACATGACCGCCACGCAAAGAGCGGCGCCCAGCAGACTCAGCCACATGTTGTAATACTGAAAAGGTGATTTGGATCAGGGGATGACCTACATAATGGCTATTTCTAACTCACCTTAAAGGTCGGACGCCAGCCCACCGGCTTGGCCAGGCTGGCATGGAAGGTACTGAAGTTGATCAACATGTAAGCGGCCAGGAAGAAGTTCGAGATGAGCGGGGCTATCAGGTTCAGTTCGCCGATCAAAATGAAGCTGGAAAGGTAAGATaatcatataaaaaaattaaaatattattatttaaattattatttatttaaagacttttttaaatagtattaaatatattataaatacttaCGCCGAAGCAATAATAAAGGTCAGCACATAACCACGAACTGGCTCATTGTTCTTGCCATAGCCCTTGGCAAACCAAACAATCTTTGGATACAGCTCGTCCTTACACAAAgccttaaaaaaatgaaacccacttaattttataattaatattaatttataatccTTTCTCACCTGAAATACTTTGGGAGCTGAAACCAAACTGGCCAGGGCCGAGGACAAAGTGGCAGCAAAGCAGCCAGCATAAATCAGGGGACCAAAGCCAGAGACCAGTTCAATAACCTGAAAGGAGTTTTGTAGCCCAAAGGCGCATTCACCTGGAAAGTTTGAAagccaaatattttataatccTAACGAAGTTCAATCAATTTCTAAGATTTCTTACCAGGCTGGCAGTTAAGGAATGCAAATGAGCCATTGACAACATCCGTCAGATTTCCAGTGGCATCGCGAGCCACTGTGGCACCGCATTGCAGGACCATAATTAAATAGGTGCCTGTGGTGATGATGATAGCAAGGATTGTGCCTTTTGGAATGGATTTTTGGGGgtcctaaaaaaaaagttattattCTCGAACTTATATttctctattttatatttaagaaccTCTAAAAACAATAAAGGCAAAAACTTGATCAAAACTAATATTCACCTTTAAATCACCGGAGATATTGGCTCCTGCCAAAATACCCGTGGCCGCTGGGAAGAAAATGGCAAATACTGAGAAGAAATCATGCTGGATGCCGCCCTTTTCCGGACGATAGTCCGCAAatagattatttttaaatgtagtGGCTGAAAAAGAATACCAATTGTAATCACAAATCGTAGTTACAAATTATACTGACTCACCGTTGTAGCCCAGAAATCCCTTGGCCAGTTCCAGATCACTCTTTGGCCCGATAAAGCTGCCAATGACAAAGTCGGCAATGGCCACCAGCAGGATGATTAGTAATCCGATTTGCGCCTGTCAGGAGGAAGCCCATTAATTACACAAATACTCGTTATGATGCAAATTCAGTAAACATACCTTGGCCTCCCACTCCATGCCGACGACGACTATAATCAGGAGCAGTAGGATGGTTACGCAACCGATAATGCGCACGTCCTGGACGCCGCCATCAACGATCGACCATTCAAAGGCCGTCATCATGGCCAGCATCGACTCGCAAAAGCCCACCACATACATGGCACAGGCCACAGCGTTCGCCAGCGAGAAAATCAGACCGATGGAGCCACCAAATTCCGGGCCCAGCGACCGGGATATCATGTAGTAGGTGCCACCTAGTGGGTGTAGAGTGTGTGTCATAAAACCACTTAGAGCCATTTAAAAGCGACCACAAGGGGCCGTGGgtgtgggagtgggagtgggagtgggactCACCTCCTTTGATGACACCATTAGTGCTTATCGCCGACATCGACAAGGCTGTGATGGTAGTGACAGCGGTCGTTGTCAGTATTAATACGAAGCCCTCGATGACGCCCGCCTGACCCACCACCCAGCTGAGCCGAAGGAACAGCATCACGCCCCAGATGTTTAGCAGGCAGCGGATGAGCACACCTTTGATCCAGCCGAATTTCAAGATGCCATTCATGATGCCCGACTCTGGGTCCTGATTGCGCGTCAAGCTGTGCGTATTCTGTGGGTGCACCGGTAAAAAATCAAGGATCATAGTAAagctaaatttatataaattctaaaaatattagtAATGAAAACATTAATAcacaaaatatttgaaaaaagtTCTATGCATATTGTTCTGGCAGAGTCCGGGCAGgcatatttcaattaatttcttgtattttttctaaGTTTCTATCTCAGTGTATGTATAGACCTCAAGCACAAAGGGTATGAGTGCTTGAGAAAATTTCAATAAAGCTGTCTAGTGTTGATAAATGATTCGGCAAACAGCCGCAGCCTGCAGGTGGGGTAAATATCTGTCTATTCTATACGTAATTTTGGGTCACAAAGGAAACAGGGAGGTTTAAaggctctctctcttttcttttgccaagcctaacaaaaaaaaaatccccaCAGGGAAATAGATGACTTCAGCCACCGGGAATTTCGACAAGAGACCCCCCGTCATGACATTATTAATAGATTAATCATACGCCCCCGAAACCGCAGCACCCGTGGAGCCAATTGAACCCGTGAACCTTGCACTTTTTAACGAGACCCTGTCTTAATTGCTTATTATTACAAGATGCCCAGTTGACATTGAGAGCGAGCTCTGGCCTtagtatataaaaaagtatgcTTAATTAATACACCAAGTCTTGCTCAGCATTAAATgcacaacaaacaaaacaatgaGAATTTCTCATCAAGTTGCATCATGGATTATATTTTGGAATTGTGCAAGGCATCCATTTCTCAACGCAGCCCATAACAATTTATTTGCTCTTATTGACAGTCATTCGGTGAGCCAATTGTGGATCCAAAGACGTAAACAATTAGGCGAAAGAGTGTGGAAATCAATTAGCGTCAATTGGTGGCGTTGCACTTGTTCTTTAAACTTTGGAAAACTTTGCAAAGTGATTCATGGAGAAGAGCTTAAAAGTGAAAAGTCAAACGAAAAGTCACTGGACCCTGCGCTACATAGTCAAATTTAATGGGTAAAGTCTGCCGAAGAGTACTACATTTTCTGTGCTGATTATATTGCATTTGACAAGCAATTTTCCAGGGACTTTCCCGGGATTTCCCTCGATGGCTGCAGTGCCAACGACCAGCCAATTTGACTCCTGGCAGGATTCACAGTCACGCTCATGTGCCTGCGACGCCAATGCCTTTTCGTTTGAGCCGGGGCGACACTTTGTCGGAGAGCGATTGACACTGCCGGGTCCGGGTCACTTCACGGGTTACGGGTTACGGGCTACGGGTACATATTGAATATTCCCGAATTTTCGTGGGGGGattttaagaataaatttaaatttaactgcGACCCCGCCTGAAAAGCGTAAAGCACCGAGTATTGTTATTTTATGGGCCCTGCGAAATTGTAATTTGTGGCCCTTGGCATTTACGACCCAAGCGTTAATATCCATTTAGTTGACCCGCTCACAGACCCGGTCCCGGTCAGGATCTTGATCCGGATGAGGAGAAGGATGAGGGAAGTCAGACTTACCTTGCCCACCAACGTGGCATTGTGCAGCTCGTCGAGCGTTGGACGGTAGGCCGCTTGGATGGACATCATGTTGCGGTAGTTGTCAAGGCGGGGTAACGCCTCCCGCGTGAAATGCCTGGGGGGATTCAGATGGGGTTTAATCTGGCAGATTCGACAAGGCAGCAAAAGagtacacagagaaaaaattattCCAAAACTCATTGCGAAATAAGAATTAACTAAAGTTTGTTAAGATCCTTGACTTATTATCAAAATTCTTTTTGAGAGGTTGTAAGAGGCCTCCAAGAAGCTTTTAggtttattttctaaaaaggtgtttaattttttctctgtgtaaaaAGGACAGAAGAAATGCAAACTGACCGGAAACTTTTACCATATTTTGTGTCATACTCGTTGTCCAGCAGCTCGCGCTCCTCCTGCGAGTCGTTGGACTCGTCGGACTCCTCATTTTGCGGGTCCACCTGGAAGCGGGTTGTCGTCTGTAGATCCTTGAACCTTGACGGCTTATCCTTGTCGCGGAAGCTGCTCTTGATGGATTGCCTGCcatgcaaaaaacaaacaaaaaaaaaacaaaaggacaTGCTCATTATTCTTACAAAACTCACAGTTATCCCAGGCCCACGCTCCACGTTTCCACATGGTTACCACTTTAATTGGGCGAATTGCACAAAGGCTCTCAAATTAGATAAAAAGCCAATCGACTTGACACGTCCAGTGAACAGGGATTCAATTTTAAACCCAATAGCTTTCATTATCAGCCAATTCTGTTCAACGGAActcaattgaatttatttcgatttagTTGTGCGCTCGTCCTCGAACACAAACTTGCACTTTCTGATTGCCACTCATTGTGCGGGGGCCCCAGATGCTGCTTGGATGCCAGGATGTTAGTCTGCCAGGACAGCAGTCTAGCAAAGAGCAGACGGCCCCAGGACACGCCCACGCGCCTAGAAGGCCGTTCAACTACGCCACCTCGCACTTATTCCCCTCGGATTTCTGGGGGTCGAGCGTTGTGCCTTTAGCACCGATAATGTGTTGCATGGCTGAGCTCATGACATCCTGGCTCGGCGTCTCGGCATCCTGACAAACCGACACCCTGCTGGTTGCACCAGCTAACCGAGACGAGTTCGAGATCCTTGGTACTAAAACCAGCATCAACTTAGGTACTTATTGGGTTGAAAAGAGCAAGAGGGCAAAGGTTAACAGTAAAggtatttttgatattctaaCTGacttttttttggaaaatgtGTTACCTACTGGTTTTAGTATTCTTCCAGGACTAATTTAATTGATCTTTGGTGGTGGAACTAGTAACTACTAACCACTTTTTCAATTAAAGCTAATATGTGTACTTGTTAtttatcatataaaattattttatcctttcatttcattttttcatatttttaaaatttgcttcgtttatttaattttttaaaggctGTACCCCAGTTGtaataatcttaaaaaaaaaccagctGCTAAGAGACCAAGTACCAAGTATCCTTCTGTCGACCTGCGAAGCCTTACTCCACGCTCCTTTCCCAAATTCACCAAACGTCTTTGCTCAATGGCCCCCAGATATTTATATGATATATGCTCCGTTGTCAGCGGGGCAATTTATGTGAGTCTGTGTTGGCTTCGTGGAATGTCTGCTCGCCTCTTTGAATTCCTTGGCAGCCGCGAACGTGGAGAGCAACCATAATGATGATCCAGTCGATTGTATGTCAATGGGATTGATTTAATTTGTGACGCAGCCGCTGGCAGTAAGGCGGAGAAAATCCAGGAATTAATTATCAATCAGTGAATCGCTTAAAACTCAAGGAGGCGCCCCCCTTCAGTAAGCTTAtcattaatttatgcaggaacTCTCTCCTTGATGGCTGCCAATTTGAGCCGATTAAAAGGCATTTTTACATGAAACCGCTTTCCTCGTAATCGAAAGACAGTTGCCTTGGCTGCGATATTTGGCAGGCTCCTTAAAGTGGGGTTGGGCTATAAACGAGGccataatattttcataagcCTCATTATCATAATTCGGCTGGGAAACACACAGAAGACGCAGACAGCGGCTACGGCGACCCAATGTCACGCGACATATCGAATTTGCCATTTTATAGTGTCCACGAAggagcagaaggagcagccatcGAAATCAACAGGACTATGCAAATTGGCTGTCCACTGCCAATGGGGAGCACAAGCGTAAATGATGGTTATTACCACGGTCTGTGATTGGTGGCTTTGTTTGATTTCTGCTGGCGAGTGTTGAACCTTTTTTGCCGGCGAGTGTTGAACCTGCCTCAGGTCGGAAAACTCTTGGCCATTTGATAGATTCGCTGCGATTCGGGTCCGATTCGTTGTGTTTCCCCAGAAACATAATGGATTCCAAAggaatttaatcaattttgaATGATTGGCCTTGAAGCTGATGGACTGAAAATTACAATTGCCTCAAATGTGGCGTGAATGATTAACCGGCATCGCGTCGAGCCGGCATGTTAGCACTTCGCTCCGCTCGGCTTTTTAAGGATATCAATCTCATCGGCATTGTCGCCGATATTCCAACTTAATAATATTCAAGTTGGGCTCCACTGGGGCCCCTTTAACGCCGTAATTCATTCAAAGGACTCTGCTGGCGTTGCGATAATTCTTAAGGCATTTTCAGGCATTCCGTATCCTCCTTTCGGCGTCAAGTCCTTTGTGGCCGGATGGAACAAGGGCGGAGTGTTAACGCCATAATTAAGAGAGGACAAAATACAGGAGGCGACAAAAGCAATCCTTGTTTTGATGAAACACTAAACAATTAccagaaaatgaaaaattcaacaaatttCCATTCTCCCGGCAGAATAGACAAAGGGAAAAGGTCGGCTAGGACAAGACCGAAAACCGCACCCGTTGTCAACACAAGGTACACTGGAAAATGTATTTCGTTTTCTTGAAATTCTCACTTacatagaaagaaaaaaatatatatttttaaagttataaataaataaatgtaataataattaaaataataaaaagttttCCCTTGCTTTAGTTTTCTAAATAATCGAAATTATTCtctattacttttattttaagtgtACAACTTAAAAGCAGCCACTCTAAGCAACCTTCTGCCGCTTGACCCCTGACCCATTACATCCTATTCCCAACCCCATGGCCACCCATCAGGACTCACCTCTGCTGCCTGGGCTGGTGCTGGTTAAGCATTTGTGTCGCATCAAATGTGTCGTCCTCGAGCAGCTCGCCCTCGGCATTTGTGAGTCGGCGGTAGACCTCGTGCGGCCCATTGTCGTCTCCGGCGCCCCTGTCTCCAGAGCCGGATCCGGATCCGGGTGCGGGTCCAAACCCGTCCTGCGTCTTGCGACTGTTGCCATTAACCGGATTCACTTGGAACCTGTTCGGGGGCCGGTCGGCGGCGGAGCCCAGCTCGAAGGAG
Proteins encoded:
- the Ncc69 gene encoding bumetanide-sensitive sodium-(potassium)-chloride cotransporter isoform X1; its protein translation is MSDTISFELGSAADRPPNRFQVNPVNGNSRKTQDGFGPAPGSGSGSGDRGAGDDNGPHEVYRRLTNAEGELLEDDTFDATQMLNQHQPRQQRQSIKSSFRDKDKPSRFKDLQTTTRFQVDPQNEESDESNDSQEERELLDNEYDTKYGKSFRHFTREALPRLDNYRNMMSIQAAYRPTLDELHNATLVGKNTHSLTRNQDPESGIMNGILKFGWIKGVLIRCLLNIWGVMLFLRLSWVVGQAGVIEGFVLILTTTAVTTITALSMSAISTNGVIKGGGTYYMISRSLGPEFGGSIGLIFSLANAVACAMYVVGFCESMLAMMTAFEWSIVDGGVQDVRIIGCVTILLLLIIVVVGMEWEAKAQIGLLIILLVAIADFVIGSFIGPKSDLELAKGFLGYNATTFKNNLFADYRPEKGGIQHDFFSVFAIFFPAATGILAGANISGDLKDPQKSIPKGTILAIIITTGTYLIMVLQCGATVARDATGNLTDVVNGSFAFLNCQPGECAFGLQNSFQVIELVSGFGPLIYAGCFAATLSSALASLVSAPKVFQALCKDELYPKIVWFAKGYGKNNEPVRGYVLTFIIASAFILIGELNLIAPLISNFFLAAYMLINFSTFHASLAKPVGWRPTFKYYNMWLSLLGAALCVAVMFLISWATALITFAVVLALYLIVAYRKPDVNWGSTTQAQTYKNALMSVQQLNNVEEHVKNYRPQILVLSGLPNTRPVLVDLAYMLTKNLSLLVCGHVLRGSSSQKYRTYLQERAANWFRKHRVKGFYALVDGEDFESGTRALMQASGIGKLKPNIILMGYKTDWQTCEHKELEQYFNVMHKALDMYLSVAILRVPQGLDCSQLLGSQDGWKTVADVPRTLQPNESSGDLQAVDSSARNGLGGSIDSLSRNVSQEDRNRNELLHSEQNSLKIVKSSSTSDLSFIAGNQSKDVSGMPDPLDAKSANLVTNSLRKSKLKHDDPASLYKGPGGAELPKEVLSDLTQFTRKRSHAVIDVWWLYDDGGLTLLLPYIISTRRTWQSCKLRVYALANKKAELEFEQRSMASLLSKFRIDYSDLTLIPDITKKPLETSTQFFNELIKDFVVADKENENGNSSRATLNEDDALITDDDLLAVQDKTNRYLRLREYLREQSTKSDLVVMTLPMPRKNIVSAPLYMAWLESLSRDMPPFLFVRGNQTSVLTFYS
- the Ncc69 gene encoding bumetanide-sensitive sodium-(potassium)-chloride cotransporter isoform X2; translated protein: MSDTISFELGSAADRPPNRFQVNPVNGNSRKTQDGFGPAPGSGSGSGDRGAGDDNGPHEVYRRLTNAEGELLEDDTFDATQMLNQHQPRQQRQSIKSSFRDKDKPSRFKDLQTTTRFQVDPQNEESDESNDSQEERELLDNEYDTKYGKSFRHFTREALPRLDNYRNMMSIQAAYRPTLDELHNATLVGKNTHSLTRNQDPESGIMNGILKFGWIKGVLIRCLLNIWGVMLFLRLSWVVGQAGVIEGFVLILTTTAVTTITALSMSAISTNGVIKGGGTYYMISRSLGPEFGGSIGLIFSLANAVACAMYVVGFCESMLAMMTAFEWSIVDGGVQDVRIIGCVTILLLLIIVVVGMEWEAKAQIGLLIILLVAIADFVIGSFIGPKSDLELAKGFLGYNATTFKNNLFADYRPEKGGIQHDFFSVFAIFFPAATGILAGANISGDLKDPQKSIPKGTILAIIITTGTYLIMVLQCGATVARDATGNLTDVVNGSFAFLNCQPGECAFGLQNSFQVIELVSGFGPLIYAGCFAATLSSALASLVSAPKVFQALCKDELYPKIVWFAKGYGKNNEPVRGYVLTFIIASAFILIGELNLIAPLISNFFLAAYMLINFSTFHASLAKPVGWRPTFKYYNMWLSLLGAALCVAVMFLISWATALITFAVVLALYLIVAYRKPDVNWGSTTQAQTYKNALMSVQQLNNVEEHVKNYRPQILVLSGLPNTRPVLVDLAYMLTKNLSLLVCGHVLRGSSSQKYRTYLQERAANWFRKHRVKGFYALVDGEDFESGTRALMQASGIGKLKPNIILMGYKTDWQTCEHKELEQYFNVMHKALDMYLSVAILRVPQGLDCSQLLGSQDGWKTVADVPRTLQPNESSGDLQAVDSSARNGLGGSIDSLSRNVSQASSTSDLSFIAGNQSKDVSGMPDPLDAKSANLVTNSLRKSKLKHDDPASLYKGPGGAELPKEVLSDLTQFTRKRSHAVIDVWWLYDDGGLTLLLPYIISTRRTWQSCKLRVYALANKKAELEFEQRSMASLLSKFRIDYSDLTLIPDITKKPLETSTQFFNELIKDFVVADKENENGNSSRATLNEDDALITDDDLLAVQDKTNRYLRLREYLREQSTKSDLVVMTLPMPRKNIVSAPLYMAWLESLSRDMPPFLFVRGNQTSVLTFYS